One Oncorhynchus keta strain PuntledgeMale-10-30-2019 chromosome 34, Oket_V2, whole genome shotgun sequence genomic window, TGATATCAACAATACCTTTAATCTAGTACTTCAAGCCCACCATCAGCTCTTTTGTTTGATATGATTGATTTCTTAAATTTTTCTATATAATGTCTAGGAAAGGTTTGTTGATTTCAGGCTGGTTTGCTACAAATAGGGATAGAGCAGGGAAGACAACGTGACAGACCTTCTTTGGACAATAAAACCCTTCCAATAGACGTCACTCTGgatggagccagttattaaagattgatttttttttctttaacCTCTTGAATGAAATTGAGATGTTGACGGACAACATGGTTTTTCGCCATGTGCTCCCCTAAATATTTCAGTGTATTTCACTGGAATATTCTCAATAGATTGGTAATTTGAGTTGCATGTGGATAATATTTAAATTAAGTTCCAGACCAGAAGCTGAAGAGAATGATTTGATAATAAGTTTAATAGCAACTTTTAGAAACAGAGCTGTATCATCTGCTAACAgattattatttgttttattttttcaaatATTGAAATACCTTTGAATTCAGGTTAGTTTAAAATGCAATTAAAAGGAATAAGAGAGCTGAAATCGGGCAACCCTGGGGTGCACTATGGTGAATATTAAATATTTTAGATGTTACGATTAATCATATAAGAAATATTAATATCTTTATAAAACATATTGATAACAGACAAAGCTAGGCCCAAAACCAAAAGTTTACAACGAATGTTTTAGGAATTTGTGTTTGTATCAAGTTATTACAAAAGTTGAGGAATAAAATAATGGCCTCGGAGTCAATTGAATCGGTGTAATCAAGGCTGAAACTAACCTAATGTTACAGACTTTCCATGAAACCAGTTTGGGTTTTAGTTAAGGTGATTTTGGCCCATTTTAAGTCTATTAACATATGCTAAAGTTATCAATTTATATTTAATAATGCAATTAGGTCTCAAATTATCTATGAAAAGGGGAACTTTATCAGGTTTTGGTCTTAAGCAAATAACCCTGTATTTTGTGGTAGTAATCATGTATCTCACCCATAGCTGGGCATTCTTGGAACATGTTGAATACTGGTCCCTCTAAATGATCCCAAAAGTGAAAATAAAATTCCACAGAAAGATCACTAGTATAGAAAACGTATCTTCACATCTGGATTTAAACTCATCAGAAATAATTGGAACATGGACATGTTTCACAAATGTTCACATTTAATCTAGTTAAAATTGGATTTATACATGTTTTCATGAAAAGAATACACAGTTACAGATTATTTTAGGGTCTtgaatagaggtcgaccgattattggatgaccaaaaaaagctgataccgatgacaatttttatttgtaataatgacaattacaacaatactgaatgaacacttacaacttcatataatacataaataaaatcaatttagcctcaaataaataatgaaacatgttcaatttggtttaaataatgcaaaaacaaagtgttggagaataaagtaaaagtgcaatatgtgccatgtaagaaagctaacgtttaagttccttgctcagaacatgagaacatatgaaagcgggtggttccttttaacatgcgtcttcaatattcccaggtaagaagttttaggttgtagttattataggactatttttctctataccatttgtatttcattaacctttgaatATTGGAttttcttataggcactttagtattgacagtgtaacagtatagcttccgtccctctcctcgctcgaaccaggaacacaacgacaacggccaccctcgaagcagggttacccatcgctccacaaaagccgcggcccttgcagagcaaggggaacaactactccaagtctcagagcgagtgacgtttgaaacgctattagcgcgcaccccgctagctagctagccatttctcattggttacaccagcctaatctcaggagttgataggcttgaagtcataaacagctgctggcaaacgcacaaaagtgctgtttgaatgaatgcttacgagcctgctggcgCCGACCATCACTGAgttagactgctctatcaaatcatagacttagttacaacataataacacagatcaaatctgttctgcccctgaacgaggcagttaacccaccgttcctaggctgtcattgacaataagaatgtgttctttagctgacttgcctagttaaataaagatttaatAAATTGGCcaaatcagtgtccaaaaatacagatttccgattgttatggaaacttgaaatcggccctattaatcggtcgacctctcatCTTGAACATGATGCaaaaaatgctaatatcggtcCTATGACCTGAATGGGGTTTGTTCTACAGATGTTAACATATGAAAACAGAGCCAGgaaaactaaaccaaagcatggaatGCTGTCATATCTTGTTCTTAGACtccttacagggtaaggaaaccaatatgtaatttgggtgaactatcctgTTAAACAATATAGGCTACGAAGGCATTTTTGTTCTCTTTTCACATGAACTGAGCTGCTAGACTTTTTAGTTTCTTACACGACATTAGTTTGCTTTGAAACTCTGATAGGGGCATAGCTCTTTATTTTTTGGTTTAGCCAATACTTCGAGATTAGAGTGAGGGCTAAAGACAACGTTACTGTGATTTGTAAATCTATGTTACCATGCTCAGTTGAATTCACCTGTtcaagctctcccccgccctcatTTGTTCTGGGTAACCTCAGAGAATAATATCGACGTATACGCTGActtggtgagtgagtttataaggaagtgtatatgagatattgtacccactgtgactatttaaacttaccctaaccagaaaccgtggaaaGATGGCGACATTTGcgtaaaactgaaagcgcgaaccactgcatttaaccatggaaaggcgactgggaatatggccgaataatGACAGTCtagttattccctccacaaggcatgCAACATGTGAGTTCAGAGACGACGTCGAATGGAAATTCAATGGCTCCGACACGACGTATGTGGTCTACAGGCAATCCCAgaatacaaaaggaaaaccagccacgtcacagacactgacatcttgcttccagacaaactaaacatcTTCTTTGCCCACTCTGAGGATAATAGTGTCACTGACGCCGCCCgataccaaggactgtgggctctccttcccTGTGGCCAATATGAGTAAGACTTTTAAACGTggtaaccctcgcaaggctgtctGCCttgatggcatccctagccgcatcctcagagcatgcacagaccagctggctggtgtgtttacggccatattcaatctctccctatcccagtctgttgtcctcgcatgcttcaagatggccaccattctTCCTGTACCCAAcaatgcaaaggtaactgaactaaatgactatcgccctgtagcactcacttctgtcatcatgaagtgctttgagagactagtcaaggatcatatcacctccaccttaccggtcACTTcacctagacccacttcaattcgcttaccaccccaataggtccacagacaatgcaattgcctgccctatcccatctggacaagaggaacacctatgcaagaatgctgttcattgactacaactccgTATTTAACACCATATTACCCTCCAAgctcaaccccaccctgtgcagtttgatcctggacttcctgatcgGCCACCCACAGGTGGCttctcagtgttgaggatcagcaaagtggagatgttgtttcctaccttcaccacaagtgtgcgtgctcagccccctcctgtactcccctgttcacccatgactacatggccatgcatgcctccagcttaatcatcaagtttgcagatgacacaacagtagtaggctttattaccaacaacgagacagcctacagggaggtggtgagggctctcggagtgtggtgtcagaaatataacttcaacaaaacaaaggagatgatcgtggagtTCAGGAAactgcagagggagcacccccatatccacatcgacgggacagcagtggagaaggtggaaatgTTAAgttcaagaggctgaagaaatttggcttgtcacttaaaaccctcacaaacttttacagatgcacaattgagagcatcttgtcaTGCTGTATCACCGActgatacggcaactgcaccgccttcaaccgcagggctctccagagggtggtgcggtctgcacaacgcatcactggggtcAAACTACAtttcctccaggacacctacagcacacaatgtcacagaaaggtaaaaaagatcaaggacaacaaccacccaagccactgcctgttcaccccgctaccatccagaaggcgaggtcagtacaggtgcatcaaagctgggaccgagagagtgaaaaacagcttctatctcatggccatcagactgttaaacagccctCACTAgcacagaggctgctgcctacatacagatttgaaatcattggccacctTATTAAATGCAACACTAGTcactaataatgtttacatatctttcattactcatctcatatgtgtatttactgtattttatatatctcatcttagcctatgctgctctgtcattgctcatccatatatttatatgtatgtgaccagtaaaatctgattttatttttgttttctccGAAATTTTGCCTCTGAGGTCTTGCATAAATGTGTTACCTTTCTCACTTCCCGTCGAACAAGGGCTCTAATCAAATGTTTTGTCCTTGCTGTCTTGCAGGAATGTAAATTCTAGGCTATACTAGACTGGAGGCCTGCAGCATCCTCCTTTAAAACTGGAGCGTCCTCAGTGTTGGTAGATTCTCCTCCGAACGCACACACCCCTAGTGAATTTGACCAGATGGTGGATACTACAGCGTCCATGTAGACAGCAAACCAAAGGATAGTGTTTTTATTGCCCTTCTGTTACTTTAAACCTTGACTTTTCAGTTTTTCTTCACTTTTGAACGAGTAGTTCTGTTTAGCACTCGCAATGGGTACAGGTGTCATGGAGGCAGCGGACATAGCTGTGGTGGCTCTGTACTTCATCCTGGTGCTGGGCATCGGGTTCTTCGCCATGTGGAAGGCCAACCGCAGCACAGTGAGTGGATACTTCCTGGCGGGACGCTCCATGACATGGGTGGTGATCGGAGCGTCGCTGTTTGTCAGTAACATTGGCAGTGAACACTTCATAGGCCTGGCTGGGTCGGGAGCGGCCAGTGGCTTTGCTGTGGGAGCATGGGAGTTTAACGCTCTTCTCCTGCTGCAGCTGCTGGGCTGGGTGTTCATACCTGTGTATATCCACTCTGGGGTGTACACCATGCCGGAGTACCTCTCCAAACGCTACGGAGGCAATAGGCTAAAGGTGTACTTTGCTGCCCTTTCTGTGCTGCTCTATATTTTCACCAAGATCTCTGTGGACTTATACGCCGGGGCACTTTTCATCCAGGAGTCGTTGGGCTGGAACCTCTATCTGTCCATCATCCTGCTCATCAGTATGACCGCAGTGCTTACAGTCACTGGTGGCCTGGTCGCAGTCATGTACACGGACACCCTCCAGGCCGTGCTGATGATCGGTGGAGCTCTCAGCCTGACCATCATCAGCCTGATCAAGGTCGGCGGTCTTGAAGGGGTTCGGACCAAGTACATGCTAGCTGTCCCAAATGTAACAGCTATCCTGGCCAGTGGGAacttcacctactctgcttcctGCCGCATTGAGCCCAAGCCAGATTCCCTTCGGCTCCTCCGGGGCCCGCTGGATGAGGATATCCCCTGGCCTGGCTTCCTTCTGGGCCAAACCCCAGCCTCCATCTGGTACTGGTGTGCTGACCAGGTCATCGTCCAGAGGGTGCTGGCTGCTAAGAACATTGCCCATGCCAAGGGCTCCACGCTGATGGCTGGCTTCCTGAAGGTCCTGCCCATGTTCATTATCGTCATCCCTGGGATGATCTCCCGGATCCTGTTTGCAGATGAGATTGCCTGCATCGGGCCAGAGCACTGCCTGGCTGTTTGCGGCTCTAAGGCGGGTTGCTCCAATATCGCGTATCCGCGGCTGGTCATGTCAGTGATGCCCGTGGGACTGCGAGGGCTGATGATGGCTGTGATGATTGCAGCTCTCATGAGTGATCTGGACTCTATCTTTAACAGTGCTAGCACCATCTTCACCCTGGACATCTACCAGAGCGCAAGGCGTAGTGCATCCCAGAAAGAGCTACTGTTGGTGGGCCGGCTGTTCGTGGTGTTCATGGTGGTCATCAGTATCGCCTGGATCCCTGTCATCATCGAGATGCAGGGTGGCCAGATGTatctctacatacaggaagtAGCTGGATACCTCACCCCGCCCATCGCCGCCCTCTTCATGCTGGGCGTGTTCTGGAAGCGTTGCAATGAAAGAGGTGCATTCTGGGGTGGTATGACCGGATTCGTGCTGGGTACCACCCGGCTGATTCTGGCGTTTATTTATCGTGAGCCTCCCTGTGACCAGCCAGACGACAGGCCTTTCTTCATCACACATGTCCACTACATGTATGTGGCTGCTGGGCTGTTCTGGGTATCTGGACTGGTGGCTGTGGTCGTCAGTCTCTGCACCCCTCCTCCGGATGATGAGCAGATTTGCACCACTACATTATGGGGCCTGCGTAACATTGGAAAGCTTCCCCCCAAAGACCGTGAGGAGATGTACAAGCTGACAGATAAGAGCCCTGTGCAGTTGAATGGGAATGGAGACCTCTATAAGGATCTGCCCCCAGACATCTGTAGAGCTAGGTGTCTAGAGGGGGAGGATGTCACTTTGCTAACGCCGCCTAATGACCATGACCCCGTGACCCCCAGCTCAGAGACAACCCCAGGAACGACTCCAGCAACGCCCGCCAACCAGTTTGATAATAGTCACGCAGGGCTCATGCATGCAGAGGAAGGTTGTTgtggggagggtgggaggggcaTGCATCTGTTGGAGTGGTTCTGTGGGTTTAAAGAAGCAGCATACAATGCCCATCCCAAAAGGACAGAAGAGGATGAGAGAGCCATCATAGAGATGCTGTATGAGCCACCCAGAACCAAACTGCTGCTCAACAGTGGGCTGTTTCTGGTCTGCTCGTTGGGAATATTCCTGTTTGTCTACTTCTCTCTATAGACTGGATCAAATTAGGGGTTGTTGGGGATTGTTTCAAAGGCACAGTTACAATTTTCTGAGATTTGATGTGAACCTGAAGAATTTACAGTGCATCTTCTGAAATGATTCACTGAGCTTTTTGAAGTCATTCTTTCAAAATGTTTGAAGCTTCTCCCCCTTGTTACATTAAAATAATCAAACTCCAAAGCACTTTGTGGTCTCATAGTGCTCTTCAGATGTTCCATATACTTCTATGATACTGTATGATTACTAGATGCTTATCAGCATATGTGAATAAGATTACGTATGAATTCCTTGTTTTATTAGAGATTATAATCTGCTTCTGTGTTATTCCAAAACCCTTTTGTGATTATTTTTTTGTAGGGCAATTTTAAGAAACCTGCTCAAGGCATTTttgttataatatataatacagtgcctacggaaagtattcagaccccttgactttttccacatttgttaggtaacagccttattctaaaatgaattttaaaaaatcttcaatctacacacaattccccataatgacaaaggaaaaacaggtttttgaagAAAGAAAACATCTAAACAATTGAAGAAAAAAATGAAATCACATttgcgtaagtattcagaccctttactcagtactttgttgaatcacctttggcagcgattacagcctcgactattcttgggtatgatgctatgagtttggcacacttgtatttgggaagtttcgccccattcttctctgcagatcctttcaagctctgtcaggttagattgGGAGGGTTGATTTACATCTAtgttcaggtctccagagatgttcaagtccgggctctggctgggccactcaaggacattcagagacgtttCCGActccactcctgcgttgtcttggctgtgtgcttcgggtcgttgtcctgttggaaggtgaatctttgacccagtctgaggtcttctGGAGTAGGTTTCCATCGATCTGTCTGTACTtttctcagttcatctttccctctcctgactagtctccctgttcctgccgctgaaaaacatccccacaacatgatgctgccaccatgcttcaccgtagggatagtgccaggtttcctccagatgtgacacttggcattcaggccaaagagttcaatcttggtttcatcagaccagagaatcttctttctcatggtcagagtcctttaggtgctttttggcaaactccaagcgggctttcatgtgccttttttaCTGAAGAGTcgcatccgtctggccactctaccataaaggcctgattggtggagtgctgcagagatggttgtccttctggaaggttcccccatctccacagaggaactctggagctctgtgagagtggccatcgggttctttttcacctcccagaccaaggcccgTCTCCCCCGATTCCTCAGTTTGgtcaggtggccagctctaggaagagtggttccaaacttcttccatttaggaatgatggaggccactgttcttggggaccttcaatgctgcagaaatgttttggtaccatttaacctagatctgtaccttgacacaatcctgtctctgagctctattaCCAATTCCTTCCTTCCACCTCCTGGCATGGTTTTTGCTttgacttgcactgtcaactgtgggaccttttttatagatgtgtgtgcctttccaaattatgtccaattaCTTGAATTTACCATTGCTGGATTCTCATcacgttgtagaaacatctcaatgatgatcaatggaaacaggatgcacctgagctttcgagtctcatagcaaaaggtctgaatacttaaggtatttctgttttttatattttacttttatggggtattgtgtgtaaattgaggatttttaccattttaattttaatactttacagccttaatctaaaatgtaacacaatttggaaaaagtcacaGGTTCTGAATCCTTTGACAGcactatatgccatttagcagatgcttttatccaaagcaacccACGATCATGCAAACATTTTACGTATTGGTGggcccgggaattgaacccaatATCCTGGCGTCGTAAGcgcaatgctctaccaactgagctacggaGGACCAACTGGAAGCTATGCAGGGACTATGCAGTGTTATGCAGGGGCCACCGCATAGTGACACTAAAGCATCACTCTACCACTATTTGTTGGGGAATAAAACTCCTGAAgtgtttaaatatatatttttattcctATTAGCTTTATTCATTGTTTGCAAATGTGGTGTGGATATGGTGGTTGCAAATGCTTTGAGTTTtaactaaaatatatatttgttcatGTTTGGACAGTTACTTTTCATTTACAATTCTTAAGAATACCTAGGTGAGTTGCTATAGTGATGTCAAAATAATTATATTGTTAAATATAAAAACGTTAATATGTTTGACAATTGACATGAGAATATATTTTTTGTGGGTTTTTTTGCACTGTATTGTAGCGTTGCAAAGAATTGAACATATCAATTAATGCTCATGGTTACACTTTCATGTTGTGATTAGGCTAGCTACTGTTTGGATTTTCTCACGGTGTTTGACTgaataatgttttttttctttcaagGTTATTGTGAAATTGTTCAGTAAGCTACTTTGTTAACTTGGTGATTAAACCACACGAGCCCAGTTTTTTAAAAATCGTTTGTTTACCCTTTTTTATATATTCATGAATTTGTTGCTGTATTTTTAAATGGCTTATAATTTCATCTGATTTGAGCGCGTACTGTATTTCATAGAAACTTATTCTTACCAAATGTGTCTTCGTGTGCAATGCTAAAGCAAATCAATAGCCGATCTATGAAGATTGACATGTGATTTTCAGACATGGTGTTTTTATTTTGCAAATGTAGGCTTAGCTAACCATCCCTGTTCCGAGTCTGATTTAATGGAGGATTATTGTATATATCTCTGAGAATCAGGTAGACTATTGAGAAGAGATTTGTTTCTTTTTTcttagagaaatatatatatatataatgctaTTTTTACAGATGTTAGTTTTTTTTTAGAAAGAAATCAACAAATAAAGTTCCTGTGGAAAATAATAAACTTGTGTTGAATGTATTGTATTTGTAGTGTCCTCGCACATTAAAAGGGTATAAACAAACATGGTTGTCTTCTGGAAAGTTCAAAATTCACTGTCTAACATGAATCCCTGGGGCTTAGTGCCTCATATGTAACCCTGGGGCCTATTAATAATCTGTTCAAAAATTGGACTGGATGATGCAAGGTTTTTTACAGATGATGCAGCCAAGGAGCAGGCCGGCTCAGTTTCTCAAGTCTATCACCTCTTGCTTTCTCCCCACCTCCTGcatatctttctctctcatccttcaCTGTCTCCACTCTGCAATGTTCCACAGTAGTGTGACTTGCCTGACATATCCAGTAAAACCGCTTTTAAGTCAAACAAATGGCTTCATACTTTTTAAACACAGAAAAATGAATGGTCATTTTTACTCTTTACACTCATTTTCACTTCTAGCTTTGTGTGTATTCTCACTGACACATTCCACTCAATACTTACAGTCAATGGTAGAGATTTGGTATAAGAAGAGTCGGTATGACTGATGTTCCATGGATCCATGAATGACTGGGATAAAGGGCGAgaggtagcttagcggttaagagcgttgggccgaATTCCCGAGCTAACGAGATGAAAAAATATgccgacgtgcccttgagcaaggcacttaaccctaattgctcccgtaggtcgccctggataagagcatctgctaaatgactcaaatgtaaaataacAGATGTAGTGTTGACTGCTGGACTGGCCATGAAAGAGATGAGCCAATAAACACTAAAACATGAGCACTCAGCCTCTCACTGTGAGCCACTCACAGGAAAACAGTCTGAGAGGCAAAACGTGCTCATTTCTCTCATTTGGGTTAACAAGGTACACTAATCTCAACCATAAGTGTGCCGTGATCATGGTTTCTGTCTGAGTTGTGTCCTAATAAACAACAGGTCAACAGAAAAGGAACCGTGCATACGATGTCCCACACTCATAAGACTGACTCAGAGAAGGGTCTAGTGCAGGCATCCGCAACTAGATTCAGCCCGGGACTTTTTTTTTATTGAGCGGCTGGAACAAAGTTACAAATAAtatgtagactg contains:
- the LOC118366622 gene encoding sodium/myo-inositol cotransporter-like, which produces MGTGVMEAADIAVVALYFILVLGIGFFAMWKANRSTVSGYFLAGRSMTWVVIGASLFVSNIGSEHFIGLAGSGAASGFAVGAWEFNALLLLQLLGWVFIPVYIHSGVYTMPEYLSKRYGGNRLKVYFAALSVLLYIFTKISVDLYAGALFIQESLGWNLYLSIILLISMTAVLTVTGGLVAVMYTDTLQAVLMIGGALSLTIISLIKVGGLEGVRTKYMLAVPNVTAILASGNFTYSASCRIEPKPDSLRLLRGPLDEDIPWPGFLLGQTPASIWYWCADQVIVQRVLAAKNIAHAKGSTLMAGFLKVLPMFIIVIPGMISRILFADEIACIGPEHCLAVCGSKAGCSNIAYPRLVMSVMPVGLRGLMMAVMIAALMSDLDSIFNSASTIFTLDIYQSARRSASQKELLLVGRLFVVFMVVISIAWIPVIIEMQGGQMYLYIQEVAGYLTPPIAALFMLGVFWKRCNERGAFWGGMTGFVLGTTRLILAFIYREPPCDQPDDRPFFITHVHYMYVAAGLFWVSGLVAVVVSLCTPPPDDEQICTTTLWGLRNIGKLPPKDREEMYKLTDKSPVQLNGNGDLYKDLPPDICRARCLEGEDVTLLTPPNDHDPVTPSSETTPGTTPATPANQFDNSHAGLMHAEEGCCGEGGRGMHLLEWFCGFKEAAYNAHPKRTEEDERAIIEMLYEPPRTKLLLNSGLFLVCSLGIFLFVYFSL